DNA from Thermomicrobium roseum DSM 5159:
ACGAATACCGGGAAAAATCGGGCAGCTGCGGCCAGGCTCGTAACTGCCAACCCCGTCCAACGCGCTCCTCGCCGGGCGAACTCGATCCCGATCAGCACGGCCACGACCCAGATACTGTCGTGTCGCCCGAACACGGCACTCGTGTAGATGACGATCGGGTTGAGCCACCAAAGCGCCAGTGCCCAGCGCCGCCGCGCCGGCACGACGTGTTGTCCGATCAGCCAGCCCGCGATCGCATCGGCGAGCAGGTACGGAAGCTTCATCAGGACCAGCGCACGTCCGAGCAGCGGGTAGGCGAGGAAGCGAGCGATATCCTCCGGTTGTGCTCCGATACCGGCGACAGCTGCGGTCGGTGACCAAATGCTGGCGCTCCCTGGCAGCAGGGGGAGAATCAGCGCCAGCCAGGCATCGTGCAGGAGCTGCGCGACCAGCTGCGAACTCCAGCTCCACCACGCACCAGTGGAAATGGCGAGATGAGCACGCGAGTAAACCTGGTACAGGTCGGAATGGAAGGAGAGAGGCGCGAGGGCGAAGCGGACGACGAGCCCCAGGACCCAGATCGTCACCAGTCCTGGATCGAGCTGCCCATGATACCGCCGAAGATGGTTCCAGATACCTGATCGCATCACGGACGCGCTTCTCCTGCGACAGCGGAAACGACGCCTACCCCCGCAAGCCCGAGGAGCGTAACTGCACGGTGCCAGACCAGGATCGCTCCGGCCACCGCCGGATCGATCCCGAGCCAGGCGGCGATCGCTACCCCGCTCGCCTCGCGAATACCGATTCCACCAGGAATCGGAACCAGTGCGCCGGCGAGCGCAGGCACGGCCAGCAGCACGATCAGGCCTGCCCAACCGATCTGCAGTCCGGAAAGTGCGGCGAGGAGACCGAGCACAAAAAGTTCTGCCGCCCAGCGTCCCGCTGTTGCGCTCCACACGAGTGGATCACCGAGCATGGTGGCGACGAACAGCCAACTCACCGAAAGCATTCGTCGCATTCCCGTCAGACGACCTCTGCGAACGACCGAGCCGAGTACCCCGAGAAGGAGAACGACGGCGACCACGACTGCCGCGAAGACGGCGAACGTTCCCGATCGCAGCGGGATGGGCAGCTTGCCGATGAGGACCAACCCGCTACCAGCCAGTACCGCCAGCACGGTGAGATCGATCAGCTGCTCGAGTACGACCGAAGGCACCGTCTGGGTCACGCCCATCCGCAGCCAGCGTCGCGCCAGAACGATCTTCGCCGGAGCCCACCCGAACGCAGGAACGAGATAGTTCGCCGTCGTTGCTGCGACAGTCACTCGCAAGGCGTCGACCAGCGAGATCGGCTGGTCGGCGAGTTCGAGAATCCGGCGCCAGCGCCAGGCATAGCAGACTGGCGGTACGGCGCCGATCGCCACGGCGAGCGGAAGAACGCCCAAGGGAAGTTCGCCCAAGGCCTGCAGGAAGGTCGTCAACCCCAAGCGCCAGACGACGGCAGTGAGCAGGCCGATACCTACAAGGAGAGAGAGGGCGCGTCGCACCCCGGCCGACGGACGCTCGGTCATGGCCGGGCACCTCCCGTCTCGGGTCGCGAGGGGTCGAGCAAAGGACGCAAACGACTCGCCCGAGCTCGATCGGAGGCGACCGCCTCGAACCGTGCTCGAGCGGCCTGGGCCAGCACCGTGCGCCGGGCAGGCGAGCGGAGGGTACGGAGCGCGGCAGCCAGCGCATCGGCATCAGCCGGGGGCACGAGGAGCGCGATTTCTTCGCCGTCGGCCAACCAGCGGAGAGCAGGGCTGTCGCGCGTCACGATCGCAGACGCCATCGCCATCGCTTGATACACCTTGTTAGGAACCACCCGAGCCGCCTTCGCTGTCGCACCGAAAATCCCGAGCACCACATCCGCCCACGCGATCCAGTTGGGAAGCTCGTGCTCCGGTACCCATGGGACGAAGGTGATGGTCCGCAGCCCAGCCTCCGCTGCACGCGCGCGAACCGCCGCTTCGCACTGGCCGGTTCCGATCATCACCACCGCGAGTCGCTCGCCAGCTCGCTCCAAGCGGTGAACCGCCTCGACGATCGTCTCGGCACCGTGCAGGGGACTGTAGGTACCGTAGAACAAAACGCGCAAGCAGTCCAAGTCATCGCCTCGTCCACCGGCCTGCATCCGCCGTGCGGGATCGAAGAGACGTTCATCCGCACCGACGGGAAGAACTGCGAAACGGGAAAGCGGTACTCCAGCGAGTGCTGCCCAACTCGCTGCCTGTTGAGGCGTGTCGGCCAGGATCACATCCGCTGCGCGGAGCGCCAGGCGATCAAGCCAACGGATGAGTCGCGCACGGACTGTACCCGGCGCAACGAGTCGCCGATCTTCGATGAAGGTTTCCGTGAGCGTGACCAGGGGATCGAACAAGACTCGGCGACCGAGACGGCGTGCCAGCGGTGCCCAGCCGACGATATCCCAATGACCGGGATAGCCGAACAGGAGATCCTGCGCCCAGACGATCGCCGAGCAGGCGCGTGGAGCGAGGCGCATCTCGCCGAGCGCGAATCGCCAGGCCATCGCCAGCAAGGCAGCTGCGTCACGGGACGGCGCCAGGCGGTCACCGATCGTTTCCAGAACAGGGAAATGGACATCACGGAACACCGCACCAGCAACGCTGAGCGCTGCAGCTGTCGTGCGATTGCGGTGGTATGCGGCATCGAAGAGTCCGAGACGGACGATCCGGCGCACGCTCAGCCTCTCAGCCCATCACGCTGCGCGGCCACCGGCGCGCTCCGCAGCTCGGGAGCGTTCGCCATCGGCAGCAGTGTACTCGTCCCTCGGGAACGAGGGAGAAAAGAAATCCGGGCGCACTGCTCGTGCGCCCGGATCGGCATCCGATCGACGCGTCGGATCAGTACTCCATGCTCGGAGCCGGGGTCTTCTCCTTCTCCGGCTTCTCGGTGATCAACGCCTCGGTCGTGAGGATCATGGCCGCCACAGAGGCCGCGTTCTCCACTGCCGAGCGCGTCACCTTGACCGGGTCGATGACGCCCCACTCCAGAAGGTCACCGTACTCCTCGCGGATGACGTCGTATCCGATGTTCGGGTTGTTCTGCTCCTTCTGGAGCCGCCGCACCGTCTCGATGACCACCGAGCCATCCAGGCCAGCGTTCTCGACGATGCCGCGGAGCGGCTCTTCGAGCGCCCGCTTGACGATCATCACACCGGTCTTGATGTCGCCCTCGGCCTGGACCTCATCGAGTGCGGCGATCGCATTGAGCAACGCCACACCACCACCCGGGACGATACCCTCTTCGACCGCAGCGCGGGTCGCGCTCAGCGCGTCCTCGACGCGGTGCTTCTTCTCCTTCAGCTCGACTTCGGTCGCCGCACCGACCTTGATGACCGCGACGCCGCCGGCGAGCTTCGCCAGTCGCTCCTGGAGCTTCTCGCGATCGAAGTCGCTGGTCGTCTGCTCGATCTGGGCCTTGATCTGCTCGATGCGCGCCTTGATGTCCTCCTCGCGGCCGTACCCTTCGACGATCGTCGTCTTGTCCTTGGTCGCGACGACGCGGCGGGCACGACCCAGATCCTCCAGGCGCGCAGTCTCCAGCTTGCGCCCGAGCTCCTCCGAGATGACCGTACCGCCAGTCAGAATGGCGATGTCGCGCAGCATCTCCTTGCGGCGGTCACCGAAGCCCGGCGCCTTGACGGCCAGCGCATTCAGCGTGCCGCGCAGCTTGTTGACGACCAGCGTCGCCAGCGCTTCGCCTTCGACGTCCTCAGCGATAATCACGAAGTTCTTGCTGACCTGCAAAACCTTCTCGAGGATGGGCAGGATGTCGGAGACGGCCGAAACCTTCTTGTCGGTAATCAGGATGAAGGGTTCCTCGACCACCGCCTCCATGCGCTCCGGGTTCGTGACGAAGTAGGGGGAGATGTACCCGCGGTCGATCTCCATCCCCTCGGTGTACTCGACCTCGAAGGCCAGCCCCTTCGATTCCTCGACGGTGATGACACCGTCCTTGCCGACCTTCTCCATGACCTCGGCGATCAGGTTCCCGATCTCGGGATCAGCCGCCGAGATAGTAGCGACATGGGCGATATCCTCGCGCCCGCGGACCTCCTTGGCCATCGACTTGAGGCGCTCCACGACCGCCTTGGTGGCCAGCTCGATACCGCGCTTGAGCAGCATCGGGTTGGCTCCAGCAGCGACGTTCCGCAGCCCCTCGTGGACGATCGCCTGTGCCAGAACGGTCGCCGTCGTCGTACCGTCACCGGCGACATCGTTCGTCTTGGTCGCCGCCTCTTTCAGAAGCTGGGCCCCCATATTGGCGAAGGGATCCTCCAGCTCGATTTCCTTGGCGACCGTCACACCGTCATGGCTGACGGTCGGAGCACCGTACTTCTTGTCCAGCGCGACGTTGCGTCCCTTCGGTCCCAGCGTGGTCTTGACTGCATTGGCCAGAATATCGACGCCTTCTTTCAAGGACTGTCGAGCCTGCTCGTGGAAACGGATCATTTTGGCCGGCATCGCTACCCTCCCGTCACTCGTCAACTATTCCGTCGTACCGCTCGACTCATCCACTCATTCGGACAGAACAGCCAGGATATCCTTTTCGCTCAGGATCAGGTACTCTTCGTCATCGATCTTGAGCTCGGTACCGGCATACTTGGCGAACAGCACCTCGTCGCCGACCTTGACCTCCATCGGCAGACGCTTGCCGTCGTCGGTCAGTCGGCCCGGGCCCACGGCGACCACCTGCCCACGCTGCGGCTTTTCCTTTGCCGTATCAGGCAGGACGATCCCGCTCTTGGTCACTTCTTCCTTCTGGATCGGTTTGACCACGACACGATCACCCAGCGGTCGGATCTTCGTGGCAGTCGCCGTCATGTTCGTCCCTCCTCTGTCTCAGCACTGTCCCTCTGCCGCTGGTTAGCACTCTCGGGGTTCGAGTGCTAACCGTCATGTATCGTACTCAGGTCGCGTCGACTTTTCAAGGGGTCAACGACGACTGTTTGCGCCGAGTCATGTCAGGACGATGAAGACGAGCACGCGGCATAATCGGCCTGGCAGAACGGAAGACGACTGAAAGGAGGAACCGTGCTGCAGTATCACGTGGCCGAGCGAGTTCGTCAGCTTCGCCCTTCCCCGACGCTCGCAGTCAGCGACCGTGCTCGGGCGCTCCGCCAACAGGGGATCGATGTCATCGATCTCGGTGGTGGCGACCCCGATTTCCCGACGCCCACGCACATTTGCCAAGCTGCAGCCGACGCGATGTTTCGCGGAGAGACGCACTACGTCGCCAGCGCTGGGATTCCGGAACTCCGTCGAGCCATCGCTCGTAAGCTTCAGGCCGAAAACCGCATCCCGGTCACCCCGGACGAGATCATCGTCACGCCGGGGGGCAAAGCCGCACTGTTCGTTTCCATCCTCGCGCTGGTCGGTCCGGGTGACGACGTCTTGATGTTCGATCCCGGTTGGGTCTCCTACGAGCCGATGGTCATCATGGCCGGTGCTCGCTGCCTGCACGTTCCCTTACTCCCAGAGGAGAACTACCGGATCACGCGAGAGGCCATCGAAGCCGTTCTCACTCCGCAGACGCGCCTCATGATCGTCAACAGTCCCAACAACCCCACCGGGCGTGTCCTCACGCGCGAGGAAGCCGACGCGATCGTCACGGTGGCGCAGGAACACGACATCGTGGTGATTTCCGACGAGATCTACGAAAAGATCATCTACGACGGTCGCGAACACCTGAGCTTGGCCGCTTTCCCCGGCATGGCCGAGCGGACGCTCACTGTCAATGGCTTCTCCAAAGCATATGCCATGACTGGTTGGCGTCTCGGCTACGTCGCTGGACCGGCTCCGCTTATCCGGCAGATCATGAAGGTCCACAGCCACTCCGCGACCTGTGCGACATCGTTCGCCCAATGGGGTGGTGTCGCAGCGCTGGAAGGGCCGCAAGACGTCATCGACGCCATGGTCGCCGCCTGGGATCGTCGCCGGCGGTTCGTCACCGAGCGGCTCAACGCTATACCCGGCTTCCGGTGCCCATTGCCGGAGGGGGCGTTCTATGCTTTTCCCGACGTAAGCGGTACTGGACTCTCTGGGCAAGAGGTCGCCCAGAAGCTCATCGAGGAGGCCTATGTCGGTGTTACGCCGGGCGACGCGTTCGGTGCCTCCGGCTCCGGTTGTATTCGCCTGAGTTTCGCGACCGCTGACGAGCTCCTGGAGCGGGCGCTCGACCGCATCGCCAACGTGTTCGGTCGCTAAATGCCGGCGCGAACGATCTCGACGCCCCGTCGCTCGACTTCAGCCAGGTATCGGTTGAGGCCGACCTGGTCACCGGGGACATGACCGACGACGATGACCGAACCGGAGGCGCCGCTGCGGAGTCGCTCGACCTCCTCCGGGGCCAAATGGAGATACACGACCGTATCCACGCCGTGCGCGAAATAGGCTTGCGCGACGGATGCACCGCCGTTGGTCCCTGCCCCATGCACGACCGCGACGCGACGCGCCGGCCGATCGACCGCCCCCACCGGAACCATGATCGGCACCGCACTCTCGCCGAACTCGGGCAGCGTCCGCAGCGCATCGATCACATCCTGTACCGTCGACTCGCGGCCAAGCGTCGTCCGGTAGCGCTCGATCGTTTCGACCATTACCCGACGACCGATCTCGTCGAGAGGCAAATGCAAGTTCAGGAAGGGGATGCCAAACAAGCGAGCCACAGCGGGAACCTGATCGTAGTTCGCCGCTTGTGCACGAAGAATCGCACGCGCGAATAAGGGTTGCAACGCAGCCTTGGCAGCCGCTGGATCGACACCGTGCTCGACCATGAGTTCGACATGGCGGGTCAACACTTCGGGAAAGCGGAGAACTGCCCGCCCGCCGGCTGGATGATGAGCCAAGACGCCATCGCAACCGATATCCCGGGCCACGAGCAGCTCGGCTGTCCCGACATCGAGCGCGACGAAAAGCCGGCGGATTCGTGCACCCGGCACGTAGACCTCGCTGTCCGCGGGCAGGCGCCGCATGTTCGCCATGTCCAATGCGAGCGCGACCAACTCGTCGGTACTCATTCCGCTCATCGCTTCTCGCCCTCCTTCCCCGCGATTGTCGCACAGGCCCGCTGTCGGCGACCGGCACCGCTGGTCGTCGAGCCGCAGAGGAAACTCGCGCTGGCGACATTCCCGAGAGTACCATTGCCGCAAGCGAGGAGGCTCATCGCTCGGAGGACTCGGATGAGCGACCGGCGGGAAATCGTACGGCTCACGGCGCTCGCCAGCTGCGCCGGTTGAGCGGGCAAGCTGGCTCCAGCAGCTCTGGCGCAGGTGCTGCGCCTGCTCGAATTTCAAGAAGACCCTCGCCTGCTCGTCGGCTTGCAGACGAGCGACGACGCTGCGGTCTACCGTTTGGACGAGCATGACGCGCTCGTCCAGACGGTCGACTTCTTCCCGCCGGTCGTCGACGACGCCTACCTCTACGGCGCGATCGCTGCTGCCAATGCGCTCAGCGACGTGTACGCGATGGGCGGGGAACCGTTCCTCGCTCTCAATATCGCTGCCTGGCCGAACGATCTCACGCTCGAGCTCCTGACCGAGGTCTTCCGCGGTGGCCTCGACAAGGCACGCGAGGCTGGTGTGGTCATCGCGGGTGGGCACACCATCACCGATGACGAGCCGAAGTACGGGTTAGTGGTGACCGGGCGAGTCGATCCGGCGCGTATCCTCACCAAGGCAGCAGCCCGACCGGGGGAACTCCTCTACCTCACGAAACCGATCGGAACGGGAGCCATCACGACTGCACTGAAGGCAGGAGTCGCCGAACCAGGGCACGTCGACAACGCTGTCACCTGGATGGTGCGCCTCAACCGCACAGCGAGTCAGCTGCTCCTCGCCCACGGTGTCCGCGCCTGTACCGACGTGACCGGTTATGGCCTGGCCGGTCACGCGAGCGAAATCGCCCTCAAGAGTGGCGTGCGACTCGTCATCGCCGCACGCGCTGTCCCCATCATGGAGGGGGCCGAAGCCTACGCACGGGCGGGTCGCTTACCCGGTGGCGCTCAACGCAACCGAGCCTACTATGCAGAAGGTCCGAGTGCGGTGGTGCGGCGCGGGCGCGGTATCCCGACTGTTCTGTGGGACCTCTTGTTCGATCCGGTGACCTCGGGCGGCCTCCTGTTCACGATCGCGAGGGAACGGGCTCCGACCCTGGAGCAGGCATTCGCTGCGGCAGGTGAGCCGTTGTGGCGCATCGGTTTCGTCGATGAGGGTAGCGGTGTCGACATCGTCGCCGAACTCACCGGCTGATCTCCCGGTCCAGCGCGAGCGAGAGCCGGTACCGGTGCGGCAAGTCCTGCGGGAACTCGGGATTCGGCCGCGCAAGGCGCTCGGACAGCACTTCCTGCACGACCGCGCCATCGTCCGCCGTATCGTGGAGACGGCCCAGCTGCCACCCGATGCACTCGTGGTGGAAATCGGCCCTGGCCTGGGTATCCTCACCGAGGAACTCGCACGCTGGGCACGATCAGTCATCGCCGTCGAACTCGATGCGCGCCTCGCCGAGCAACTCGCCGAACGCTTCCACGGCACCAACGTCCGCATCGTGCACGGTGATGCACTCGAGGTCGATCTGGCAGCACTGACCGGTCAATGCCCCTATTTTGTGGTAGCCAACCTCCCATACAATGTCGCGACGCCGATTTTGGAGCGGCTCCTGACGAGTGATCATCCACCCGAGCGCCTGGTGGTGATGGTTCAACGCGAGGTAGCCGAGCGAATGGCAGCGCGTCCTCCGGCGATGAGTTATCTCGGTGTCCTCGTCCAGTTCTTCGCGCTTCCCCGAGTGGCCTTCCGAATCGGTCCAGGAGCCTTCACCCCACCGCCCAAGGTCGAAAGTGCTGTCGTCGTGCTCGATCGGCGCACTCCACCGTTGCCCAAGCACCACTGGGACAGCTTCTTTGCGCTCGTACGGGCCGGTTTTGCTCAGCGGCGGAAGATGCTTCTCAATGCGCTGGCGACGGCAACGGGGATGGACAAGGAGATGCTGCGCGCCCTGCTACAGCGAGCAGGAATCGAGCCGTCGCGGCGAGCCGAAACGCTCACCGTGGAAGAGTGGCTGCGCCTGTGGCGAGTTCTCCACGAGGACGTCGCGTCATGACCATTCGCGTCGGAGTCCGGAAGCCTTTCCGCTTGCTGGCACCTGCGAAACTCAACCTCGGTTTGGAGATCCTGGGCAAACGACCAGACAGCTACCACGAGATCGTGACCATCTTGCAGACGATCGACTTCGGTGACGAGATCGTGCTCGAGCCGGCAACGGCCCTCGACTATCGGCCACCGACTGAATTCGAGGACGACCTGACCGCGCGCGCATTGCGGCTGCTCGCCGGGCATGGTGTCGAGATCCGAGCGCGCATTCGGCTCTCCAAGCGGATACCGATCGCTGCCGGGCTCGGCGGGGGATCGAGCGATGCGGGCACGCTACTCGGTGCGCTGGTCCATGCTGGACTCCCGTACTCGCTGGCACGCAGGATCGCGAGCGACCTGGGGAGCGATGTGCCGTTCTTCCTCGAGGGAGGCACAGCACTCGCCACCGATCGGGGCACCGAGTTGGAACCACTTTCCTCGCCGACTGGTTGGTTTGTGATCGTCGTCCCGCCTCTCTCCTTGAGGAACAAAACGCGCACGCTCTACAGTTCCCTCACTCCGGCCGATTACAGCGACGGTACTGCGACGCGTCGTCAAGCCGAACATCTCCGCCAGTACCACGTGTTGGATCCTCATCTCATCCGCAACGCGTTCCTTCGTCCTTTGCTAGCGTTTCCCCAAGTTCGGCTCGCGCTGGACGACATGCGAGCTGCTGGAGCGCAGTGGGCATGGCCCAGTGGTGCCGGTCCCGCCCTCTTCACGTGGAGCCCGCAACAGTCCCAAGCCGAAGAGATCGCCGTGCTCCTGCGGGCACGCGGTTGGGAGCCGATCGTTGCCGCACCGTACCGACCGACCTGGCATGAAGCGCTCGCTTCGCTCGCACTGGACTGAGTTTGCCGAGCG
Protein-coding regions in this window:
- a CDS encoding lysylphosphatidylglycerol synthase transmembrane domain-containing protein is translated as MTERPSAGVRRALSLLVGIGLLTAVVWRLGLTTFLQALGELPLGVLPLAVAIGAVPPVCYAWRWRRILELADQPISLVDALRVTVAATTANYLVPAFGWAPAKIVLARRWLRMGVTQTVPSVVLEQLIDLTVLAVLAGSGLVLIGKLPIPLRSGTFAVFAAVVVAVVLLLGVLGSVVRRGRLTGMRRMLSVSWLFVATMLGDPLVWSATAGRWAAELFVLGLLAALSGLQIGWAGLIVLLAVPALAGALVPIPGGIGIREASGVAIAAWLGIDPAVAGAILVWHRAVTLLGLAGVGVVSAVAGEARP
- a CDS encoding glycosyltransferase, which gives rise to MRRIVRLGLFDAAYHRNRTTAAALSVAGAVFRDVHFPVLETIGDRLAPSRDAAALLAMAWRFALGEMRLAPRACSAIVWAQDLLFGYPGHWDIVGWAPLARRLGRRVLFDPLVTLTETFIEDRRLVAPGTVRARLIRWLDRLALRAADVILADTPQQAASWAALAGVPLSRFAVLPVGADERLFDPARRMQAGGRGDDLDCLRVLFYGTYSPLHGAETIVEAVHRLERAGERLAVVMIGTGQCEAAVRARAAEAGLRTITFVPWVPEHELPNWIAWADVVLGIFGATAKAARVVPNKVYQAMAMASAIVTRDSPALRWLADGEEIALLVPPADADALAAALRTLRSPARRTVLAQAARARFEAVASDRARASRLRPLLDPSRPETGGARP
- the groL gene encoding chaperonin GroEL (60 kDa chaperone family; promotes refolding of misfolded polypeptides especially under stressful conditions; forms two stacked rings of heptamers to form a barrel-shaped 14mer; ends can be capped by GroES; misfolded proteins enter the barrel where they are refolded when GroES binds); protein product: MPAKMIRFHEQARQSLKEGVDILANAVKTTLGPKGRNVALDKKYGAPTVSHDGVTVAKEIELEDPFANMGAQLLKEAATKTNDVAGDGTTTATVLAQAIVHEGLRNVAAGANPMLLKRGIELATKAVVERLKSMAKEVRGREDIAHVATISAADPEIGNLIAEVMEKVGKDGVITVEESKGLAFEVEYTEGMEIDRGYISPYFVTNPERMEAVVEEPFILITDKKVSAVSDILPILEKVLQVSKNFVIIAEDVEGEALATLVVNKLRGTLNALAVKAPGFGDRRKEMLRDIAILTGGTVISEELGRKLETARLEDLGRARRVVATKDKTTIVEGYGREEDIKARIEQIKAQIEQTTSDFDREKLQERLAKLAGGVAVIKVGAATEVELKEKKHRVEDALSATRAAVEEGIVPGGGVALLNAIAALDEVQAEGDIKTGVMIVKRALEEPLRGIVENAGLDGSVVIETVRRLQKEQNNPNIGYDVIREEYGDLLEWGVIDPVKVTRSAVENAASVAAMILTTEALITEKPEKEKTPAPSMEY
- the groES gene encoding co-chaperone GroES — its product is MTATATKIRPLGDRVVVKPIQKEEVTKSGIVLPDTAKEKPQRGQVVAVGPGRLTDDGKRLPMEVKVGDEVLFAKYAGTELKIDDEEYLILSEKDILAVLSE
- a CDS encoding pyridoxal phosphate-dependent aminotransferase → MLQYHVAERVRQLRPSPTLAVSDRARALRQQGIDVIDLGGGDPDFPTPTHICQAAADAMFRGETHYVASAGIPELRRAIARKLQAENRIPVTPDEIIVTPGGKAALFVSILALVGPGDDVLMFDPGWVSYEPMVIMAGARCLHVPLLPEENYRITREAIEAVLTPQTRLMIVNSPNNPTGRVLTREEADAIVTVAQEHDIVVISDEIYEKIIYDGREHLSLAAFPGMAERTLTVNGFSKAYAMTGWRLGYVAGPAPLIRQIMKVHSHSATCATSFAQWGGVAALEGPQDVIDAMVAAWDRRRRFVTERLNAIPGFRCPLPEGAFYAFPDVSGTGLSGQEVAQKLIEEAYVGVTPGDAFGASGSGCIRLSFATADELLERALDRIANVFGR
- the selD gene encoding selenide, water dikinase SelD → MSDRREIVRLTALASCAGUAGKLAPAALAQVLRLLEFQEDPRLLVGLQTSDDAAVYRLDEHDALVQTVDFFPPVVDDAYLYGAIAAANALSDVYAMGGEPFLALNIAAWPNDLTLELLTEVFRGGLDKAREAGVVIAGGHTITDDEPKYGLVVTGRVDPARILTKAAARPGELLYLTKPIGTGAITTALKAGVAEPGHVDNAVTWMVRLNRTASQLLLAHGVRACTDVTGYGLAGHASEIALKSGVRLVIAARAVPIMEGAEAYARAGRLPGGAQRNRAYYAEGPSAVVRRGRGIPTVLWDLLFDPVTSGGLLFTIARERAPTLEQAFAAAGEPLWRIGFVDEGSGVDIVAELTG
- the rsmA gene encoding 16S rRNA (adenine(1518)-N(6)/adenine(1519)-N(6))-dimethyltransferase RsmA; the encoded protein is MSTSSPNSPADLPVQREREPVPVRQVLRELGIRPRKALGQHFLHDRAIVRRIVETAQLPPDALVVEIGPGLGILTEELARWARSVIAVELDARLAEQLAERFHGTNVRIVHGDALEVDLAALTGQCPYFVVANLPYNVATPILERLLTSDHPPERLVVMVQREVAERMAARPPAMSYLGVLVQFFALPRVAFRIGPGAFTPPPKVESAVVVLDRRTPPLPKHHWDSFFALVRAGFAQRRKMLLNALATATGMDKEMLRALLQRAGIEPSRRAETLTVEEWLRLWRVLHEDVAS
- the ispE gene encoding 4-(cytidine 5'-diphospho)-2-C-methyl-D-erythritol kinase, whose product is MTIRVGVRKPFRLLAPAKLNLGLEILGKRPDSYHEIVTILQTIDFGDEIVLEPATALDYRPPTEFEDDLTARALRLLAGHGVEIRARIRLSKRIPIAAGLGGGSSDAGTLLGALVHAGLPYSLARRIASDLGSDVPFFLEGGTALATDRGTELEPLSSPTGWFVIVVPPLSLRNKTRTLYSSLTPADYSDGTATRRQAEHLRQYHVLDPHLIRNAFLRPLLAFPQVRLALDDMRAAGAQWAWPSGAGPALFTWSPQQSQAEEIAVLLRARGWEPIVAAPYRPTWHEALASLALD